The Novosphingobium kaempferiae genome includes a window with the following:
- the rpsB gene encoding 30S ribosomal protein S2 — protein MAAPVVTMSQLIEAGAHFGHQTHRWNPRMKPYIFGARNGIHIIDLSQTVPLFARALEFVQSTVQAGGKVLFVGTKRQAQEPIAQAARACGQHFVNHRWLGGMLTNWKTISGSIKRFKALEEQLAGDTAGLTKKEVLQLTRERDKLELSLGGIRDMGGIPDVMFVIDANKEELAIKEANVLGIPVVAVLDTNVNPQGIAFPIPGNDDASRAVRLYCDAIAKAATKGGREAVIDSGADIGSFDEPVAEEVVEA, from the coding sequence ATGGCGGCTCCCGTCGTCACCATGTCGCAGCTCATCGAAGCCGGCGCTCACTTCGGTCACCAGACCCACCGCTGGAACCCGCGCATGAAGCCGTACATCTTCGGCGCGCGCAACGGCATCCACATCATCGACCTGTCGCAGACCGTGCCGCTCTTCGCGCGCGCTCTCGAGTTTGTGCAGTCGACCGTTCAGGCCGGCGGCAAGGTTCTGTTCGTCGGCACCAAGCGCCAGGCGCAGGAGCCGATCGCTCAGGCCGCTCGCGCCTGCGGCCAGCACTTCGTCAACCACCGCTGGCTGGGCGGCATGCTCACCAACTGGAAGACCATCTCGGGCTCGATCAAGCGCTTCAAGGCGCTCGAAGAGCAGCTCGCCGGTGACACCGCGGGCCTGACCAAGAAGGAAGTCCTTCAGCTGACCCGCGAGCGTGACAAGCTCGAGCTGTCGCTGGGCGGCATCCGCGACATGGGCGGCATCCCGGACGTGATGTTCGTGATCGACGCCAACAAGGAAGAGCTGGCGATCAAGGAAGCCAACGTCCTCGGCATCCCGGTCGTCGCCGTGCTCGACACCAACGTGAACCCGCAGGGCATCGCGTTCCCGATCCCGGGCAACGACGACGCCAGCCGCGCTGTGCGCCTCTACTGCGACGCCATCGCCAAGGCTGCGACCAAGGGCGGTCGTGAAGCGGTGATCGACAGCGGCGCGGACATCGGTTCGTTCGACGAGCCGGTCGCCGAGGAAGTTGTCGAGGCGTAA
- a CDS encoding 1-deoxy-D-xylulose-5-phosphate reductoisomerase has translation MRSLTVLGATGSIGASTLDLIRRNREEWRVVALTAHSNAADLAKLAREFAAEVAVVADEAQLPALREALSGSGIEAAGGPAALVEAAARGADVTVAAIVGCAGLAPTMAAIEQGGVIALANKEALVSAGEVMMAAVERHGATLLPIDSEHNAIFQCLTGNDAAHVRWITLTASGGPFRDWSWERLSVATPAEAVRHPNWDMGAKISVDSATMFNKGLELIEAHHLFPVGLDKLRIIVHPQSVVHSMVEYRDGSTLAQLGPSDMRVPIASALAWPARMDTPCAPLDLAEIGELTFRKPDEVRFPATRLAREAAQAGGAIPAVLNAANEIAVAAFLGGQISFTRIAAQVEDVLGSYAPPPPGCLSDVLEVDGEARARARILVTST, from the coding sequence GTGCGCTCCCTGACCGTTTTGGGCGCTACCGGCTCGATCGGCGCGTCCACGCTCGACCTGATCCGCCGCAACCGCGAGGAATGGCGCGTCGTCGCGCTGACCGCGCATTCGAACGCCGCAGACCTTGCGAAGCTGGCGCGTGAGTTCGCTGCCGAAGTCGCCGTCGTCGCCGACGAGGCCCAGCTTCCCGCGCTGCGCGAGGCGCTGTCCGGTTCCGGCATCGAGGCCGCAGGCGGCCCCGCCGCGCTGGTCGAGGCGGCTGCGCGCGGGGCGGACGTCACCGTTGCCGCGATCGTCGGCTGCGCCGGGCTGGCCCCGACGATGGCCGCGATCGAGCAGGGCGGCGTGATCGCGCTCGCCAACAAGGAAGCGCTGGTCTCCGCCGGAGAGGTCATGATGGCCGCCGTCGAGCGTCATGGCGCGACGCTCCTGCCCATCGATTCCGAGCACAACGCGATCTTCCAGTGCCTGACCGGCAACGACGCCGCGCACGTCCGCTGGATAACCCTGACAGCCAGCGGCGGCCCGTTCCGCGACTGGTCGTGGGAGCGCCTGAGCGTCGCCACGCCTGCGGAAGCGGTCCGCCATCCCAACTGGGACATGGGCGCGAAGATCAGCGTCGATTCGGCGACGATGTTCAACAAGGGTCTCGAACTGATCGAGGCGCACCACCTGTTCCCCGTCGGCCTCGATAAACTCCGCATCATCGTCCACCCGCAGTCGGTGGTGCATTCGATGGTGGAGTACCGCGACGGCTCGACGCTGGCGCAGCTCGGCCCCTCGGACATGCGCGTGCCGATCGCCTCGGCGCTGGCCTGGCCCGCGCGGATGGACACGCCCTGCGCGCCGCTCGATCTTGCCGAGATCGGCGAACTGACCTTCCGCAAGCCCGACGAAGTGCGCTTTCCCGCCACCCGTCTCGCGCGCGAGGCGGCGCAGGCGGGCGGGGCGATCCCGGCCGTGCTCAATGCCGCGAACGAAATCGCGGTTGCCGCGTTCCTTGGCGGTCAGATTTCGTTCACCCGTATCGCTGCACAAGTGGAAGACGTGCTAGGTTCCTATGCGCCGCCGCCGCCCGGCTGCCTCTCCGACGTCCTCGAAGTGGACGGCGAGGCGCGGGCGAGGGCGCGTATTCTCGTGACCAGCACCTGA
- the rseP gene encoding RIP metalloprotease RseP, giving the protein MTGSPGLLTTIFAFLLVLGPLVLIHELGHYLVGRLFGVKADAFSIGFGKELAGWTDRRGTRWKLSALPLGGYVQFAGDMNPTSAPSAADDHLTPAERAQTFHAKPLWQRALIVLAGPMTNLLLCVAIFAAFYGTYGRVVNDAEISGFTEKSAAQAAGLRVGDRIVAIDGDRMDGAIDVAGRAAYFPGKTLQIAVEREGRTLVLPVTLANRELTDQFGNKARIGDLGIEMVPPVVGGFYGDSPAEKAGIEVGDRILSVNGKTVSGFDDIPELIRPNAGRSVAIAVQRGSEVLTVPVRITEAVMPGAQGKPQKVGQIGIRAGRLEQVGPVRAIALGFNQSFKVMGDMVTGIAQIFTGDRSVRELGGPVKIAQYSGQQFTLGWEAFVSFAALISINLAFINLLPIPGLDGGHLAFYAAELVRRRPLGVRSQEWAIRTGVALVLALMVFVTVNDLASLPIFGG; this is encoded by the coding sequence TTGACCGGTTCACCAGGACTTCTGACGACGATCTTCGCCTTCCTCCTGGTGCTTGGGCCGCTGGTCCTCATCCACGAGCTGGGCCACTACCTCGTCGGCCGTCTGTTCGGCGTGAAGGCCGATGCCTTCTCGATCGGCTTCGGCAAGGAACTGGCGGGCTGGACCGACAGGCGCGGCACCCGCTGGAAGCTCTCGGCGCTGCCGCTCGGCGGCTACGTGCAGTTCGCGGGCGACATGAACCCGACGAGCGCGCCGAGCGCCGCCGACGATCACCTGACCCCCGCCGAACGCGCGCAGACCTTCCACGCCAAGCCGCTGTGGCAGCGCGCGCTGATCGTGCTCGCCGGGCCGATGACCAACCTGCTGCTCTGCGTCGCGATCTTCGCGGCGTTCTACGGTACGTATGGCCGCGTCGTGAATGATGCCGAGATCAGCGGCTTCACCGAAAAGTCGGCGGCTCAGGCCGCGGGCCTTCGCGTGGGCGACCGCATCGTCGCCATCGACGGCGACAGGATGGACGGGGCCATCGACGTGGCCGGTCGCGCCGCCTACTTCCCGGGCAAGACGCTGCAGATCGCGGTAGAGCGGGAAGGGCGCACGCTCGTCCTGCCGGTCACGCTGGCCAACCGCGAACTGACCGACCAGTTCGGCAACAAGGCGCGCATCGGCGATCTCGGCATCGAGATGGTGCCCCCCGTCGTCGGTGGCTTCTACGGCGATTCGCCTGCCGAGAAGGCCGGGATCGAGGTCGGCGACCGCATCCTGTCGGTGAACGGCAAGACCGTCTCCGGTTTCGACGACATTCCCGAACTGATCCGCCCCAATGCCGGTCGGTCCGTCGCGATCGCCGTGCAGCGCGGCAGCGAGGTTCTGACGGTCCCCGTGCGCATCACCGAGGCGGTCATGCCCGGCGCGCAGGGCAAGCCGCAGAAGGTCGGCCAGATCGGCATTCGCGCCGGGCGTCTGGAACAGGTCGGCCCGGTGCGCGCCATCGCGCTCGGTTTCAACCAGAGTTTCAAGGTCATGGGCGACATGGTCACCGGAATCGCGCAGATCTTCACGGGTGACCGCTCGGTTCGCGAACTCGGCGGACCGGTCAAGATCGCGCAGTATTCCGGTCAGCAGTTCACGCTGGGCTGGGAGGCCTTCGTGTCCTTCGCCGCACTCATTTCGATTAACTTGGCATTCATCAACCTCCTGCCAATTCCTGGCCTCGACGGCGGACATCTGGCTTTCTACGCGGCTGAACTGGTCCGGCGCAGGCCCCTGGGTGTACGCAGTCAGGAATGGGCTATCCGGACGGGTGTGGCGCTGGTGCTGGCGCTGATGGTCTTCGTCACGGTCAACGATCTGGCTTCTCTGCCGATTTTCGGGGGATAG
- a CDS encoding NAD(P)-dependent oxidoreductase, whose product MKIAVLGASGRAGSEITREAAARGHKVLAIARNPVKIPGGDGITPASGDASNPHALAALLAGSDAVVSALHFDIAVETLLAAIREAGVPRLLVTGGAASLEVAPGKRLIDTPDFPEEWKVFAMGGITFLDTLRQVDDVDWTFFSPAALIFEGERTGTYRTGGDQLVTDEAGESRISFADYAIAMVDELEAHRHPKARFTAGY is encoded by the coding sequence ATGAAGATCGCAGTCCTCGGCGCCAGCGGTCGCGCCGGATCGGAAATCACCCGCGAAGCCGCCGCCCGCGGCCATAAGGTGCTCGCCATCGCCCGCAACCCGGTGAAAATCCCCGGCGGTGACGGCATCACCCCGGCCTCAGGCGACGCTTCCAACCCACACGCCCTCGCCGCGCTGCTCGCAGGCAGCGACGCGGTGGTGAGCGCCCTGCACTTCGACATCGCAGTCGAAACCCTGCTCGCCGCGATTCGCGAAGCGGGCGTGCCCCGCCTCCTCGTCACCGGCGGCGCGGCCAGCCTCGAAGTCGCCCCCGGCAAGCGGCTGATCGACACCCCCGACTTCCCCGAGGAATGGAAGGTCTTCGCCATGGGCGGCATCACCTTCCTCGACACGCTGCGGCAGGTGGACGACGTGGACTGGACGTTCTTCTCCCCCGCCGCGCTGATCTTCGAAGGCGAACGCACCGGAACCTACCGCACCGGCGGCGACCAGCTCGTCACCGATGAAGCGGGCGAAAGCCGGATCAGCTTCGCCGACTACGCGATCGCGATGGTCGATGAACTGGAAGCGCATCGGCATCCGAAGGCGCGGTTTACGGCGGGGTATTGA
- the tsf gene encoding translation elongation factor Ts — protein sequence MAYTAADVKNLRERSGAGMMDCKKALDETGGDIEAAIDALRAKGLAAAAKKSSRTAAEGLVGVAVTGTKGVAVEVNSETDFVAKNDQFQDFVRKTTEVALGVAGDDVEALKAAAYPTGGTVGDALTNNVATIGENQQVRRIKTVEVAQGIVVPYMHNAAAPNLGKIGVLVALESEAPAAALEALGKQIAMHIAAAFPLALNADDLDAELIARERKIAEEKAAESGKPEAVQAKMVDGAIAKYAKENALLSQVFVMDNKTPIQQVVDQAGKEAGAKIVLKDYVRFQLGEGIEKEVTDFAAEVAAAVAG from the coding sequence ATGGCTTACACCGCCGCTGACGTGAAGAACCTGCGCGAGCGCTCGGGCGCCGGCATGATGGACTGCAAGAAGGCCCTCGACGAGACCGGTGGCGACATCGAAGCCGCGATCGACGCGCTGCGCGCCAAGGGTCTGGCCGCCGCCGCAAAGAAGTCCAGCCGCACCGCGGCCGAGGGCCTCGTCGGCGTTGCCGTGACCGGCACCAAGGGCGTTGCCGTCGAAGTCAACTCGGAGACGGACTTCGTCGCCAAGAACGATCAGTTCCAGGACTTCGTGCGCAAGACCACCGAAGTCGCTCTCGGCGTTGCCGGTGACGACGTCGAAGCGCTGAAGGCTGCTGCCTACCCGACCGGCGGCACCGTTGGCGATGCGCTGACGAACAACGTCGCGACGATCGGCGAGAACCAGCAGGTTCGCCGCATCAAGACCGTCGAAGTCGCGCAGGGCATCGTCGTTCCCTACATGCACAACGCCGCTGCGCCGAACCTCGGCAAGATCGGCGTGCTCGTCGCGCTCGAGTCGGAAGCACCTGCTGCCGCGCTCGAAGCCCTCGGCAAGCAGATCGCGATGCACATCGCCGCTGCCTTCCCGCTGGCGCTGAATGCCGACGATCTCGACGCCGAGCTGATCGCTCGCGAGCGCAAGATCGCTGAGGAAAAGGCTGCCGAATCGGGCAAGCCCGAGGCGGTTCAGGCCAAGATGGTCGATGGCGCGATCGCCAAGTATGCCAAGGAAAACGCTCTGCTTTCGCAGGTTTTCGTGATGGACAACAAGACCCCGATCCAGCAGGTCGTCGACCAGGCTGGCAAGGAAGCCGGCGCGAAGATCGTGCTCAAGGACTACGTCCGCTTCCAGCTGGGCGAAGGCATCGAGAAGGAAGTCACCGACTTCGCGGCGGAAGTCGCGGCGGCTGTGGCTGGCTGA
- the pyrH gene encoding UMP kinase produces the protein MSSSPYKRVLLKLSGEVLMGSQQFGIDPDFVAELAKEVKAAKETGLEICLVIGGGNIFRGMAGAARGMDRAQADYMGMLATVMNALAMQNALEQLGVETRVQSAVQMDQVCEPVIRRRAERHLEKGRVVIFAAGVGAPYFTTDSGAALRAAEMRCDALLKGTSVDGVYDSDPKRNPDAKRYETVDYDTVLADNLQVMDASAVALCRDNSIPIVVFSIREQGNLATVLAGGGTKTIVQKGA, from the coding sequence ATGTCATCCTCCCCCTACAAACGCGTCCTGCTCAAACTCTCGGGCGAGGTGCTGATGGGGAGCCAGCAGTTCGGAATCGATCCCGATTTCGTGGCCGAGCTGGCGAAGGAAGTGAAGGCGGCCAAGGAAACCGGGCTGGAGATCTGCCTCGTCATCGGCGGCGGCAACATCTTCCGCGGCATGGCGGGCGCGGCGCGCGGCATGGATCGGGCGCAGGCCGACTACATGGGCATGCTCGCCACGGTGATGAATGCGCTGGCGATGCAGAACGCGCTGGAGCAGCTGGGCGTGGAAACGCGCGTGCAGTCCGCCGTGCAGATGGACCAGGTCTGCGAGCCGGTGATCCGCCGCCGGGCCGAGCGCCATCTGGAGAAGGGCCGCGTGGTGATCTTCGCCGCGGGCGTGGGCGCTCCTTATTTCACCACCGATTCCGGTGCCGCCCTGCGCGCCGCCGAAATGCGGTGCGACGCCCTGCTCAAGGGCACCAGCGTCGATGGCGTCTACGACAGCGACCCCAAGCGCAACCCGGACGCCAAGCGCTACGAAACCGTCGACTACGACACCGTCCTTGCAGACAACCTGCAGGTGATGGACGCATCCGCCGTGGCCCTGTGCCGCGACAATTCGATTCCGATCGTCGTCTTCTCCATCCGCGAACAGGGCAACCTTGCCACTGTGCTGGCGGGCGGCGGCACCAAGACGATCGTCCAGAAGGGAGCCTGA
- a CDS encoding phosphatidylserine decarboxylase: MPGNILDNQGRGEASWQWPAIHKEGRKFGAIAGVAAAIVWILWGPWFGWPLVVLTACVLAFFRDPIRVTPQDERAIVAPADGLVTLIGKVSPPRELTMDDGTGSAPLSAESVTRISIFMSVFDVHINRSPIGGTIKRVIYIPGKFVNADLDKASEENERQHILVERGDGLRICFTQIAGLVARRIVPFVKPGDIIAAGQRIGLIRFGSRVDVYLPAGVEPKVLMGQKIIAGETVLAELGSAPLIEGIAQ, translated from the coding sequence ATGCCCGGAAACATTCTCGATAATCAAGGTCGCGGCGAAGCGTCGTGGCAATGGCCCGCCATCCATAAGGAAGGCCGCAAGTTCGGCGCTATCGCCGGCGTCGCGGCTGCCATCGTGTGGATTTTGTGGGGTCCGTGGTTCGGCTGGCCGCTGGTCGTGCTGACGGCCTGCGTCCTCGCCTTTTTCCGCGACCCGATCCGCGTCACCCCGCAGGACGAACGCGCCATCGTCGCGCCCGCTGACGGCCTCGTCACGCTGATCGGCAAGGTTTCGCCGCCGCGCGAGCTGACCATGGACGATGGCACCGGCTCGGCACCGCTGTCGGCCGAATCGGTGACGCGCATCTCGATCTTCATGTCGGTGTTCGACGTTCACATCAATCGCTCGCCGATCGGCGGCACGATCAAGCGGGTGATCTACATCCCCGGCAAGTTCGTGAACGCCGATCTCGACAAGGCGAGTGAGGAGAACGAGCGTCAGCACATCCTCGTAGAGCGGGGCGACGGTCTGCGCATCTGCTTTACCCAGATCGCGGGTCTCGTCGCACGCCGCATTGTGCCCTTCGTGAAGCCGGGTGACATCATCGCCGCCGGTCAGCGCATCGGCCTCATCCGCTTCGGCAGCCGCGTCGATGTCTACTTGCCTGCGGGCGTCGAGCCCAAGGTGCTGATGGGTCAGAAGATCATCGCGGGCGAAACCGTGCTCGCCGAACTCGGCAGCGCGCCGCTGATCGAGGGCATCGCGCAGTGA
- a CDS encoding carboxymuconolactone decarboxylase family protein, which translates to MRVELAPQPHNPIPDLSVQYSPEIVRASGAFAMAPYQYSKLPLRLFEACRIATAVINGCTVCMNWRAQRDLRILGYDGGVIDQAESPDEAMYQAVLNGDLGGLTEKERLAVQYAQKMGTDPRGLAEDEAFWRALKGVMSDAEIVDLTHCVAAWMAMGRVAHVLGVDGVCSIGGPLAEAA; encoded by the coding sequence ATGCGCGTCGAACTCGCTCCACAGCCGCACAATCCGATACCCGACCTATCGGTCCAGTACTCGCCCGAGATCGTCCGGGCCTCCGGCGCCTTCGCCATGGCGCCCTACCAGTATTCCAAACTGCCGCTCCGCCTGTTCGAAGCGTGCCGCATCGCCACCGCCGTCATCAACGGCTGCACCGTCTGCATGAACTGGCGCGCCCAACGCGACCTTCGCATCCTCGGCTACGATGGCGGCGTGATCGACCAGGCCGAATCGCCCGACGAGGCGATGTATCAGGCAGTCCTCAATGGGGATCTCGGCGGCCTCACCGAGAAGGAACGCCTCGCCGTCCAGTACGCGCAGAAGATGGGCACCGACCCGCGCGGGCTGGCCGAGGACGAAGCGTTCTGGCGGGCGCTCAAGGGCGTGATGTCCGATGCCGAGATCGTCGACCTCACTCACTGCGTTGCCGCGTGGATGGCGATGGGGCGGGTCGCGCATGTGCTGGGGGTGGACGGGGTCTGCTCTATCGGTGGGCCTTTGGCCGAGGCGGCCTGA
- the uppS gene encoding polyprenyl diphosphate synthase has translation MAREEQVRARHVAIIMDGNGRWAKKRLLPRAVGHQRGVEAVRRVVHGARELGLEALTLYAFSTENWRRPEDEISDLMSLMKRFILSDLDEFAAAGVRLKIIGDYTAFKPELVELVEGAMAKTAHNTETTLAVALNYGSQDEIARAATKAAAKGPITPETIAAELDTADMPPLDLLIRTSGEVRLSNFLLWQAAYAEMLFTDVLWPDFTADHLRDALSAFTTRDRRYGGR, from the coding sequence ATGGCCAGGGAAGAACAGGTTCGCGCCCGTCATGTCGCCATCATCATGGACGGCAACGGGCGCTGGGCGAAGAAGCGCCTGCTTCCGCGCGCGGTGGGGCACCAGCGCGGCGTGGAGGCGGTGCGCCGCGTCGTGCACGGCGCACGCGAGCTGGGGCTGGAGGCGCTGACGCTCTACGCCTTCTCGACCGAGAACTGGCGGCGGCCGGAGGACGAGATCTCCGACCTGATGAGCCTGATGAAGCGCTTCATCCTCTCCGACCTCGACGAGTTCGCGGCGGCGGGCGTGCGGCTCAAGATCATCGGCGATTACACCGCGTTCAAGCCCGAGCTGGTCGAGCTGGTCGAAGGCGCGATGGCGAAGACCGCACACAACACTGAAACGACGCTGGCGGTGGCGCTGAACTACGGCTCGCAGGACGAGATCGCCCGCGCCGCCACCAAGGCCGCAGCGAAAGGTCCGATCACCCCCGAGACGATCGCGGCGGAGCTGGACACGGCGGACATGCCGCCGCTCGACCTGCTGATCCGCACCTCGGGCGAAGTGCGCCTGTCGAACTTCCTGCTGTGGCAGGCAGCCTATGCCGAGATGCTGTTCACTGACGTGCTCTGGCCGGACTTTACTGCCGATCATCTGCGCGATGCACTGAGCGCCTTCACCACTCGGGACCGTCGCTATGGCGGGCGCTGA
- a CDS encoding winged helix-turn-helix transcriptional regulator, translating into MQEGTFTAPGYAGETASVPGHDPDVYAADCPTRQLLDRIADKWSVLILTTLGAGEMRFNGLKRRIDGISQKMLSQTLRSLERDGLVARAVVPTVPVSVSYAITPLGRELLDALQAMIDWAERRMSAVALAQVAYDDRERELALAV; encoded by the coding sequence ATGCAAGAAGGCACTTTCACCGCACCCGGTTACGCCGGGGAAACCGCCTCCGTCCCGGGGCATGACCCTGACGTCTATGCGGCCGACTGCCCGACCCGCCAATTGCTCGACCGTATAGCCGACAAGTGGAGCGTACTGATCCTGACGACGCTGGGGGCGGGCGAGATGCGCTTCAACGGCCTCAAGCGGCGGATCGACGGCATCTCGCAGAAGATGCTGAGCCAGACGCTGCGCTCGCTGGAGCGCGACGGGCTGGTGGCGCGCGCGGTGGTGCCGACGGTGCCGGTCTCGGTCAGCTACGCGATCACGCCGCTGGGCCGCGAACTGCTCGACGCGCTGCAGGCGATGATCGACTGGGCCGAACGGCGGATGAGCGCCGTGGCGCTGGCGCAAGTGGCGTATGACGACCGCGAGCGGGAACTGGCGTTGGCGGTGTAG
- a CDS encoding CDP-alcohol phosphatidyltransferase family protein → MIDRRDGDEPEFDHADFDAGAEPVRRRRLAPGLSMRAVVPNAITAAALCSGLTGIRFAISAYEGNAEHLEKAVQAIILAGLLDGIDGRAARLLKAQTRFGAELDSLADSISFGVAPALIVYLWTLHQVPSFGWIAALAFAICCVLRLARFNARLDMLDQPHKAAGFLTGVPAPLGAGLAFLPLYLWIATGWSEFANPVAVSIWMVLVAFLMISSIPTLGWSRLRPPSHLRLGVIALVGLTMAALLTEPWFTLVVVTIVYLVLIPVGLVIYAKVRRQDPAMHPAILGGPERDGSDAS, encoded by the coding sequence GTGATCGACAGGCGGGACGGCGACGAACCGGAATTCGATCACGCGGATTTCGATGCCGGAGCCGAACCCGTCCGGCGTCGCCGTCTGGCGCCGGGGCTTTCGATGCGTGCGGTTGTGCCTAACGCCATCACCGCGGCGGCACTGTGCTCCGGCCTTACCGGCATCCGCTTCGCGATATCAGCCTATGAGGGCAATGCCGAGCATCTCGAGAAGGCGGTTCAGGCGATCATTCTCGCCGGCCTGCTCGATGGGATCGACGGTCGCGCTGCGCGGCTGTTGAAGGCGCAGACCCGTTTTGGAGCCGAACTCGATAGTCTTGCCGATTCGATATCCTTCGGCGTTGCACCGGCACTGATCGTCTATCTGTGGACGCTGCATCAGGTGCCGAGCTTCGGCTGGATCGCAGCGCTCGCATTCGCGATCTGTTGCGTCCTGCGCCTTGCGCGTTTCAATGCCCGGCTCGACATGCTCGACCAGCCGCACAAGGCGGCAGGTTTCCTGACCGGCGTCCCTGCGCCGCTTGGCGCCGGGCTCGCGTTCCTGCCGCTCTACCTGTGGATCGCGACCGGGTGGTCCGAATTCGCCAATCCGGTGGCGGTGAGCATATGGATGGTGCTGGTCGCCTTCCTGATGATTTCCAGCATCCCGACGCTCGGCTGGTCGCGGTTGCGACCGCCCAGCCATTTGCGGCTCGGCGTGATTGCGCTCGTAGGGCTGACGATGGCGGCACTGCTGACCGAGCCCTGGTTCACGCTGGTCGTCGTCACCATCGTCTATCTGGTGCTGATCCCGGTCGGCCTCGTCATCTACGCGAAAGTCAGGCGGCAAGATCCAGCGATGCACCCGGCCATTCTAGGCGGGCCGGAACGCGACGGGTCGGACGCTTCCTGA
- a CDS encoding phosphatidate cytidylyltransferase, whose amino-acid sequence MAGAEPPKKGVSDLGVRTVSAIVMVAVAGTALWLGGPVWIAFVCAVSVGVLWEWIRLARRATPGPGARAAWNFAGMLYVGIGAAMLLFLHNEAFTNAPILTLLATVIAVDVGAYFTGRTLRGPKIAPSISPSKTWSGLMGAVLGATLALFTAARLWQEGAIRLTPDVSAANAVSCFGTQPCWYASAGAVPLFLTCLAAGALVAVCAQAGDFFESWMKRRAGLKDSGNLIPGHGGFFDRVDGLLAVLFLLAVAIVLLS is encoded by the coding sequence ATGGCGGGCGCTGAGCCTCCGAAAAAGGGCGTGTCCGACCTTGGCGTGCGGACCGTCTCGGCGATCGTCATGGTCGCGGTTGCGGGCACCGCGCTGTGGCTGGGCGGGCCGGTGTGGATCGCCTTCGTCTGCGCCGTTTCGGTCGGCGTGCTGTGGGAGTGGATTCGCCTTGCCCGCCGCGCGACGCCGGGGCCCGGGGCGCGGGCGGCGTGGAACTTCGCAGGGATGCTCTACGTCGGCATCGGCGCGGCCATGCTGCTGTTCCTGCATAACGAGGCTTTCACCAACGCCCCGATCCTGACCCTGCTGGCGACCGTGATCGCGGTGGACGTCGGCGCCTATTTCACCGGGCGCACGCTGCGCGGCCCCAAGATCGCGCCGTCGATCAGCCCGTCGAAGACCTGGTCCGGCCTGATGGGCGCGGTGCTGGGGGCGACGCTGGCGCTCTTCACCGCCGCGCGGTTGTGGCAGGAGGGCGCGATCCGGCTGACGCCCGACGTGTCGGCGGCGAACGCCGTCTCCTGCTTCGGCACGCAGCCCTGCTGGTACGCGAGCGCGGGCGCGGTGCCGCTGTTCCTGACCTGCCTTGCCGCCGGTGCGCTCGTCGCCGTCTGCGCGCAGGCGGGGGACTTCTTCGAGAGCTGGATGAAGCGCCGGGCGGGCCTGAAGGACTCGGGCAATCTCATTCCGGGCCACGGCGGGTTCTTCGACCGGGTTGACGGATTGCTGGCGGTGCTGTTCCTGCTCGCCGTGGCTATCGTGTTGCTGTCGTGA
- the frr gene encoding ribosome recycling factor, translated as MAKYDKADLERRMKGAIDALRHDLSGLRTGRANTALLEPITVTVYGSAMPLTSVATISAPEPRMLSVQVWDKSNIGPVEKAIRSAGLGLNPINDGNTLRLPIPDLTEERRKELAKLASSYAEKARVAVRNVRRDGIENLKADEKKKEISEDDRKRGETEVQKLTDEMVKGLDEVFAAKEKEILGK; from the coding sequence ATGGCAAAGTACGACAAGGCGGACCTCGAGCGCCGCATGAAGGGCGCCATCGACGCGCTCAGGCACGACCTTTCGGGCCTGCGCACCGGCCGCGCGAACACCGCGCTGCTGGAGCCGATCACCGTGACCGTCTACGGCAGCGCGATGCCGCTCACCTCGGTCGCCACGATCTCTGCGCCCGAGCCGCGCATGCTCTCGGTGCAGGTGTGGGACAAGTCGAACATCGGTCCGGTCGAGAAGGCGATTCGTTCGGCGGGCCTCGGCCTCAACCCGATCAACGACGGCAACACCCTGCGCCTGCCGATCCCGGATCTCACCGAGGAGCGCCGCAAGGAACTCGCCAAGCTGGCCAGCTCCTATGCCGAGAAGGCGCGCGTCGCCGTGCGCAACGTGCGCCGTGACGGGATCGAGAACCTGAAGGCCGACGAGAAGAAGAAGGAAATCTCGGAAGACGACCGCAAGCGCGGCGAAACCGAGGTCCAGAAGCTGACCGACGAGATGGTGAAGGGTCTCGACGAGGTCTTCGCGGCCAAGGAAAAGGAAATCCTCGGCAAGTGA